In a single window of the Lebetimonas sp. JH292 genome:
- a CDS encoding cytochrome c, with the protein MLNRLLLLLSFSILSAKTDWFITNFEYGKMLYNNPRGISCAKCHGEKGEGKIVTYFYKNGLKTYIKAPNIQNINLITLKKALFHKKLTVMPRYNYLTEEEIEGILLYLRSKK; encoded by the coding sequence ATGTTAAATAGACTTCTTCTTTTGCTTAGTTTTTCAATTTTATCTGCAAAAACCGACTGGTTTATTACAAATTTTGAATACGGAAAAATGCTTTACAATAATCCAAGGGGAATAAGCTGTGCCAAATGCCACGGAGAAAAAGGAGAAGGCAAAATAGTTACATATTTTTATAAAAACGGATTAAAAACTTATATCAAAGCACCTAACATTCAAAATATTAATTTAATTACATTAAAAAAAGCTCTGTTTCACAAAAAGCTTACTGTTATGCCGAGATACAATTATCTGACAGAAGAAGAGATAGAGGGTATTTTACTTTATTTAAGGAGCAAAAAATGA
- the folD gene encoding bifunctional methylenetetrahydrofolate dehydrogenase/methenyltetrahydrofolate cyclohydrolase FolD, protein MRILDGKKLSEKIKNKVKEEVDKLKKEGITPGLAVILVGNDPASQTYVKMKKGACEKVGMYSVVHEFPESISEKELLTTIEMINKNPNLHGLLVQLPLPKHIDTTKVLEAVAPEKDVDGFHPYNMGKLFEGLESFAPCTPLGVMELFKEYNIDVKGKDVCIVGASNIVGKPMFSLLLNAWATVDICHIETKDLATHTKRADIVIVGVGKPNLITADMIKEGAIVIDIGINKLKNGKIVGDVDFENVSKKASFITPVPGGVGPMTIAMLLKNTIKATKLQKENK, encoded by the coding sequence ATGAGAATTTTAGATGGTAAAAAATTATCCGAAAAAATTAAAAATAAAGTTAAAGAAGAAGTGGATAAATTGAAAAAAGAGGGTATAACTCCGGGGCTTGCCGTTATTTTGGTAGGGAATGACCCTGCGAGTCAGACATACGTAAAAATGAAAAAAGGGGCATGTGAAAAGGTAGGAATGTATTCTGTAGTTCATGAATTTCCTGAAAGTATAAGTGAAAAGGAACTTTTAACCACTATTGAAATGATTAATAAGAATCCAAATTTACACGGTCTTTTGGTTCAGTTGCCTCTTCCAAAACATATAGATACCACTAAAGTTCTTGAAGCGGTGGCACCTGAGAAAGATGTTGACGGATTTCATCCGTATAATATGGGGAAACTTTTTGAAGGGCTTGAGAGTTTTGCCCCATGTACGCCTCTAGGGGTAATGGAGCTGTTTAAAGAATATAATATAGATGTAAAAGGAAAAGATGTATGTATTGTGGGGGCCAGCAATATTGTTGGAAAACCGATGTTTTCCCTTTTGCTTAACGCATGGGCAACCGTGGATATATGCCACATAGAAACAAAAGATTTGGCGACACATACAAAAAGGGCGGATATTGTAATAGTAGGTGTCGGGAAGCCTAATTTGATTACGGCTGATATGATAAAAGAGGGTGCCATTGTAATTGATATTGGAATTAATAAATTAAAAAACGGTAAAATTGTCGGAGATGTGGATTTTGAAAATGTAAGTAAAAAAGCTTCATTCATAACCCCTGTTCCCGGTGGAGTGGGGCCGATGACAATAGCCATGCTTTTAAAAAACACAATAAAAGCTACAAAGCTTCAGAAAGAGAATAAATGA
- the lepB gene encoding signal peptidase I, translating to MKEKLKKFYNWSNSWSGTIVIVLIIIFFLAQAFVIPSGSMKRTLLPGDALFAKKFAYGVPIPHIPWLEIPILPDFRGDGHLIDGPKPKRGDIVIFRYPVNPKLHFVKRCVGVGGDKLMVRNKNLYLRIQNSDEETKEFAKKMKAEIVNINGEIWIKNPYMKLHPGIHHDPKVDFPEEVINYGPVIVPKGQFFMMGDNRDHSDDSRFWGPVPYKLIVGKPWFIYMSWDKNYTIRWHRIGMTINDIEKELREGKKPYLTYGCK from the coding sequence ATGAAAGAAAAACTTAAAAAATTTTATAATTGGTCTAATAGTTGGAGTGGAACCATTGTAATAGTCTTAATTATTATTTTCTTTTTAGCCCAGGCTTTTGTAATTCCAAGCGGGAGTATGAAAAGAACTCTTCTTCCAGGAGACGCACTTTTTGCAAAAAAATTTGCTTACGGAGTGCCGATTCCCCATATTCCATGGCTTGAAATTCCTATTTTACCGGATTTCAGGGGGGACGGGCATTTAATAGACGGTCCGAAACCAAAAAGAGGGGATATTGTAATATTCCGTTATCCTGTAAATCCAAAACTGCATTTTGTAAAAAGATGTGTTGGTGTAGGTGGCGATAAATTAATGGTTAGAAATAAAAATTTATATTTAAGAATTCAAAACAGTGATGAAGAAACAAAAGAGTTTGCGAAAAAAATGAAAGCAGAGATTGTAAATATAAACGGGGAAATCTGGATTAAAAATCCTTATATGAAACTTCATCCCGGGATTCATCACGACCCTAAAGTTGATTTTCCGGAAGAAGTGATAAATTACGGTCCTGTAATAGTGCCAAAGGGTCAGTTTTTTATGATGGGTGATAACAGAGACCATAGTGATGACAGCAGATTTTGGGGGCCTGTGCCTTATAAACTGATTGTCGGTAAACCCTGGTTTATTTATATGAGCTGGGATAAAAATTATACAATCAGATGGCACAGAATCGGAATGACTATAAACGATATTGAAAAAGAACTTAGAGAGGGTAAGAAACCGTATTTAACATATGGATGTAAATAA
- a CDS encoding transposase: MTNHLGYEKNEKSDNSNYRNGYSTKTFKTKYGEIEVNIPRDRNSTFEPKIVKAPS; encoded by the coding sequence ATGACAAACCATTTAGGTTATGAGAAAAATGAAAAATCTGATAATAGCAATTACAGAAATGGATACTCTACAAAGACTTTTAAAACTAAATATGGAGAAATTGAAGTAAATATTCCAAGGGACAGAAATTCAACATTTGAGCCTAAAATTGTAAAAGCACCATCTTGA
- a CDS encoding site-2 protease family protein encodes MEYVIKYTALIGAFVIAVVGHEIMHGAVAKYYGDDTASREGRLSINPIKHIDPFGTVVFPIILFLSQKLAGVSDPIIFGWAKPVPVNIFKVVEKGGYIGAFNVSIAGITYNFILAFIASSLIGFFEPNGLISAFMFLFFYYLIIVNVILAVFNLIPVPPLDGANALKYLSLQFKIYSIARFYNKIEPYGMIILLIILFTPIANYVFYPAEVIISWLLH; translated from the coding sequence ATGGAATATGTAATAAAATATACAGCCTTAATAGGGGCTTTTGTAATTGCTGTTGTAGGCCATGAAATTATGCATGGGGCTGTTGCAAAATATTATGGAGATGATACTGCAAGCAGGGAGGGAAGACTTTCAATTAACCCAATAAAACATATAGACCCGTTTGGTACCGTTGTTTTTCCAATTATTTTATTTTTATCTCAAAAATTAGCGGGAGTAAGTGATCCTATAATTTTCGGGTGGGCAAAACCGGTACCTGTAAATATTTTTAAAGTAGTTGAAAAAGGCGGCTATATCGGGGCTTTTAATGTTTCCATTGCAGGAATTACATATAATTTTATTTTGGCTTTTATAGCCTCAAGCTTAATAGGTTTTTTTGAACCCAACGGATTAATTAGTGCTTTTATGTTTTTATTTTTTTATTATTTAATTATTGTAAATGTAATTTTGGCGGTATTTAATTTAATTCCGGTGCCTCCGCTTGACGGAGCCAACGCCCTTAAATATCTTTCGCTGCAGTTTAAAATTTATTCTATTGCCAGATTTTATAATAAAATAGAGCCTTACGGGATGATTATATTACTAATTATTTTATTTACTCCTATTGCAAATTATGTGTTTTATCCTGCAGAAGTTATTATAAGCTGGCTATTACATTAA
- a CDS encoding CoA ester lyase: MIFKNIKELEEIVNSNNIQKALSLIGNKKLKTKKTKRKSALMVSGHQVKHLNKIDEIPADIIILNLEDGVAKEKKEIAKIMTAVFLSNISTLDKEIIIRVNALNKGGSEDIKFLDRFSFNGFRIPKIKGIEDIDDASILTNKELHASIETKEAFHNLTDLIHPRLTTFYIGIYDLLNSLNISHSIIDLNNPLIHHILSEFSLKSRFIEKTPIGFVYQNYKDLEGFSKWCLLQKNLGSQGVGCITPAQVEIANNIFKENLEFAKMIVERFRKNGPFTIDGLYVDEPIYKNYLQILKK, from the coding sequence ATGATTTTTAAAAATATAAAAGAGTTAGAAGAAATAGTAAATAGCAATAATATACAAAAAGCTTTGTCTTTAATAGGAAATAAAAAGCTAAAAACAAAAAAAACTAAAAGAAAAAGCGCACTGATGGTAAGCGGACATCAGGTTAAACACTTAAATAAAATAGACGAAATACCGGCGGATATTATTATATTGAATCTTGAAGACGGGGTGGCAAAAGAAAAAAAAGAGATAGCTAAAATAATGACAGCAGTATTTTTAAGTAACATCTCAACATTGGATAAAGAAATAATAATAAGAGTTAACGCCCTAAACAAAGGCGGAAGCGAAGATATTAAATTTTTAGACAGGTTCTCTTTTAACGGTTTTAGAATTCCTAAAATAAAAGGAATTGAAGATATTGACGACGCCTCTATTCTTACAAACAAAGAATTACACGCTTCAATCGAAACAAAAGAAGCGTTTCATAATTTAACAGATTTAATACATCCGAGATTAACCACATTTTATATAGGGATTTATGATTTATTAAATTCCTTAAATATAAGTCATTCTATAATTGATTTAAACAATCCCTTAATTCATCATATTTTAAGTGAATTTTCTTTAAAATCAAGATTTATTGAAAAAACCCCTATAGGGTTTGTTTATCAAAATTACAAGGATTTGGAAGGATTTTCCAAATGGTGTCTGCTTCAAAAAAATTTAGGTTCTCAGGGAGTAGGATGCATTACACCCGCCCAGGTGGAAATAGCAAACAATATTTTCAAAGAAAATTTGGAATTTGCAAAAATGATAGTTGAAAGATTCAGAAAAAACGGTCCATTTACAATTGATGGATTATATGTAGATGAGCCTATTTATAAAAATTATTTGCAAATATTAAAAAAATAA
- a CDS encoding transposase, whose translation MTEKILEKAIEWQNRPLESIYPIIFMDATVLKIKVERNIKNTACYIMLGITIEGKKDILGIWISEENETSKYWLSILNEIKNRGVEDVLIFSIDGLNGFNEAIKAVYPKAEIQRCVVHQIRNSLKFVSYKLILRI comes from the coding sequence ATTACTGAAAAAATCTTAGAAAAAGCTATTGAATGGCAGAATAGACCTTTGGAAAGTATTTATCCTATAATTTTTATGGATGCAACCGTATTAAAAATAAAGGTTGAGAGAAATATAAAAAATACAGCCTGTTATATAATGCTGGGAATCACTATAGAAGGTAAAAAAGATATTTTAGGTATATGGATAAGTGAAGAGAATGAAACTTCTAAATATTGGCTCTCAATACTTAATGAAATAAAAAACAGAGGTGTAGAAGATGTTTTAATATTTTCAATAGACGGACTAAACGGATTTAATGAAGCTATTAAAGCCGTATATCCAAAAGCTGAAATTCAAAGATGTGTAGTTCATCAGATAAGAAACTCTTTAAAATTTGTCTCTTACAAGCTGATACTGAGGATTTAG
- the cysE gene encoding serine O-acetyltransferase gives MGILNKIKKDFLAVKTRDPAFKNNLELLYAYPGVWTLVCYRISNSIYKKGFKRCARFIMAINQFLTNIDIHPGASIGENVFIDHGIGVVIGETAIIGNNVTIYQGVTLGGVSLNPGKRHPTIEDDVTIGAGAKILGNITIGKGSKIGANSVVVNNVPPYSTVVGIPGKVIKRKDYSPLAHNKLPDIEKELFEYLMDRIKILEEAVTNNNKDIIEKDEEIEKKYRDYLEALKNR, from the coding sequence GTGGGTATATTAAATAAAATAAAAAAAGACTTTTTAGCCGTTAAAACAAGAGACCCGGCTTTTAAAAACAATCTGGAGCTGCTTTATGCATATCCTGGCGTCTGGACATTGGTTTGCTATAGAATATCAAATTCCATTTATAAAAAAGGTTTTAAAAGGTGTGCCAGGTTTATTATGGCAATAAATCAGTTTCTGACAAATATAGATATACACCCGGGAGCCAGTATAGGGGAAAATGTTTTTATTGACCATGGAATCGGGGTAGTGATAGGTGAAACTGCAATAATAGGAAATAATGTAACTATATATCAGGGCGTAACACTTGGAGGAGTCAGTTTAAATCCAGGGAAAAGGCATCCCACAATAGAAGACGATGTAACAATAGGCGCCGGGGCTAAAATACTCGGAAATATAACCATAGGCAAAGGCAGTAAAATCGGTGCAAATTCTGTTGTGGTAAATAATGTGCCGCCTTATTCAACAGTTGTGGGAATTCCAGGAAAGGTTATCAAAAGAAAAGATTATTCACCTCTTGCGCATAATAAACTTCCCGATATTGAAAAAGAACTGTTCGAATATTTAATGGACAGAATAAAAATACTTGAAGAAGCCGTTACAAACAACAATAAGGACATCATAGAAAAAGATGAGGAAATAGAAAAAAAATACAGGGATTATTTAGAAGCCCTTAAAAACCGCTGA